A region from the Lycium barbarum isolate Lr01 chromosome 8, ASM1917538v2, whole genome shotgun sequence genome encodes:
- the LOC132607704 gene encoding uncharacterized protein LOC132607704 encodes MAGDIKQLQLQVFGDSQLVINQLLGTYEIKKPELLPHHSWPFDAWGLDVICPLPKSSGGHLYILAAIDYFSKWAEAVSLKEANKENVANFIRVNIIYYFGIPRYIITDNGKPFDNKLMNKICDLFGFKQRKSSMYHAAANGLAEAFTKTLCNLLKNVVSKSKRDWHERMEEALWAYRTTYRTPMQATPYWLAYRVEVVLPLERQIPSLRLAIQEGLTEEESARLHLVELEALDKKRLEAQQKLECYQARLSRAFNKKVRLRSFQVGDQVLVVRKPIIVSHKSGGEFTSK; translated from the coding sequence ATGGCTGGCGACATAAAGCAGTTGCAGTTACAAGTCTTTGGTGACTCTCAGTTGGTGATCAATCAACTCTTGGGAACCTACGAAATCAAGAAGCCCGAATTACTCCCCCATCATAGttggccatttgacgcttgggggTTAGACGTCATTTGTCCGTTGCCGAAATCCTCTGGTGGACACTTATACATCTTGGCTGCAATCGactacttctcaaaatgggccgaAGCTGTCTCTCTTAAAGAAGCGAATAAGGAGAATGTTGCGAACTTCATCCGAGTAAATATCATCTACTACTTCGGCATTCCTCGTTACATAATAACGGACAATGGCAAACCATTTGATAACAAATTGATGAATAAGATTTGTGATCTCTTCGGTTTCAAGCAGCGTAAATCTTCTATGTATCATGCTGCTGCCAACGGTCTAGCTGAAGCATTCACTAAGACTCTATGTAACTTGTTGAAGAATGTAGTCTCCAAGTCCAAACGAGATTGGCATGAACGAATGGAAGAAGCTTTGTGGGCATATAGGACGACTTACCGCACACCAATGCAAGCAACCCCATACTGGCTTGCTTATAGAGTTGAAGTTGTTTTACCACTTGAGCGCCAAATACCTTCTTTACGACTTGCTATTCAAGAAGGGCTCACCGAAGAGGAAAGTGCTCGATTGCATCTTGTAGAGTTAGAAGCACTTGATAAGAAAAGGCTGGAGGCTCAACAAAAActtgaatgttatcaagcccGTCTATCTCGTGCCTTCAACAAAAAGGTGCGTTTGAGGTCTTTCCAAGTTGGAGATCAAGTCCTTGTAGTAAGAAAACCCATCATCGTTTCCCATAAGTCTGGGGGCGAATTCACCTCAAAATAG